In Caldicellulosiruptor morganii, the following proteins share a genomic window:
- the csx1 gene encoding CRISPR-associated CARF protein Csx1 yields the protein MKVIYQIGRLDDPKKTTKKFFIESYKDQSVNFSKEAELSSFVLKDFLQSQNLSVQSVVIYPVSILLNKNLLNIILDEDLKSELEKVLSNPEEYLEKPFDLINRIELEKQRDDSLVIHSMGTYLGSVRLDATYDDIVLEILFDMIERYLNHDVDEFYIDISSGHNIYISAMMEASRYFAIFANLMNWLHQEKQPGIYFTFSDPIIGSSADAFEIHIQPQKHKAFFSSPIKKEEASDHNFSFLRRIYQEPNENSKGSDMVLQKQSIRQKRKALKEKIEMFVLLFSAIKNNAPLYLYCHSYHSQDEIKQELKNLIEHAKSQLVATFKSSPGLDRKAYLDAILSLGFYMGIVEVLESQNITMFCPYTGLDLEELGRTFAYIYSIFGIPMNYTMLGNEISNNLDKIQQFGEIPEWMRLRRIVDPSKPVENRADERNFFAHSGLEGNITEVRYDGEKVYVRYIDGLAMGDIDDWLKKRL from the coding sequence ATGAAAGTTATCTATCAGATAGGCAGATTGGATGACCCGAAGAAGACCACAAAGAAGTTTTTCATAGAAAGTTACAAAGACCAATCTGTGAATTTTTCAAAAGAGGCAGAGCTTTCAAGCTTTGTTTTGAAAGATTTTCTTCAGTCTCAAAACCTCAGTGTTCAGAGTGTTGTGATTTATCCTGTGAGTATTCTTCTGAACAAAAATCTTTTGAATATTATTTTGGATGAAGATTTAAAATCAGAGCTTGAAAAAGTTCTTTCAAACCCGGAGGAATATCTTGAAAAGCCTTTTGATTTAATAAACAGAATTGAACTTGAAAAGCAAAGGGATGATAGCCTTGTTATACATTCGATGGGAACATATCTTGGTTCTGTCAGGCTTGATGCAACCTATGATGACATTGTGCTTGAGATATTGTTTGACATGATAGAAAGGTATTTAAATCATGATGTGGATGAGTTTTACATTGACATCTCAAGCGGGCACAATATTTATATCTCAGCAATGATGGAAGCATCAAGGTATTTTGCAATTTTTGCAAATCTTATGAACTGGCTACATCAAGAAAAACAGCCCGGGATATATTTTACATTTTCCGATCCCATAATTGGCAGCAGTGCAGATGCTTTTGAGATACACATTCAGCCCCAGAAGCATAAAGCATTTTTCTCATCGCCCATAAAAAAGGAAGAAGCAAGTGACCACAACTTTTCATTTTTAAGAAGAATATACCAGGAGCCCAATGAAAACAGCAAAGGCAGTGACATGGTTTTGCAAAAACAGAGTATTCGACAAAAGCGAAAAGCTTTGAAAGAAAAGATTGAGATGTTTGTTTTGCTGTTTTCAGCAATCAAGAACAATGCTCCGCTTTATCTTTACTGTCATTCATATCACAGCCAGGATGAGATAAAGCAGGAGCTCAAAAACCTGATAGAACATGCTAAAAGTCAGCTTGTTGCCACATTCAAATCATCACCCGGGCTTGACAGAAAAGCATACCTTGATGCAATTTTAAGCCTTGGATTTTACATGGGAATTGTGGAGGTGCTTGAAAGTCAAAACATAACAATGTTTTGTCCTTATACAGGGCTTGATTTAGAAGAACTTGGCAGAACATTTGCATATATTTACTCAATCTTTGGAATCCCAATGAACTATACAATGCTTGGCAATGAAATCTCAAACAACCTTGATAAGATCCAGCAATTTGGTGAAATACCTGAGTGGATGCGTTTAAGACGCATTGTGGACCCATCAAAGCCGGTTGAAAACAGGGCTGACGAGAGAAACTTCTTTGCCCACTCCGGGCTTGAGGGGAACATAACTGAAGTTAGGTATGACGGTGAAAAGGTTTATGTGAGATACATAGATGGGCTTGCCATGGGTGATATAGATGACTGGCTAAAGAAGCGTTTGTGA
- a CDS encoding RpnC/YadD family protein, with product MIWAGNVIRPRLTKEDKEEFDRLVERVKQGGAGKMGEFVSNVSRLLDEVQMKKFNEGKIEGKEEVARKLINRGFSDEDIAELTDFDIERIKKLRKELIN from the coding sequence TTGATATGGGCGGGCAATGTAATAAGACCAAGGCTTACAAAGGAAGACAAAGAAGAGTTTGACAGGCTGGTAGAGAGAGTAAAACAAGGGGGTGCAGGCAAGATGGGTGAGTTTGTGTCAAATGTTTCAAGGCTTCTTGATGAAGTACAAATGAAAAAATTTAACGAAGGGAAAATTGAAGGAAAAGAAGAGGTAGCAAGGAAACTGATAAATAGAGGATTTAGCGATGAAGATATTGCAGAGCTTACAGATTTTGATATAGAAAGAATAAAAAAGCTTAGAAAAGAGTTGATAAATTAA